The window GGGACCCTCCCACACGGGGTACGGATCCTCCGGGGTCGTCACTCCCAGCTCGCGGCAGACCTCCACGAGGTGTTCGTAGCGGGCCACGCCGCGCAGGGTGACGGTGTCCTTGGGGTGGGTCCACAGCTCGTGGTTGCCGGGTGCCCAGATCACCTTGCGGAAGCGGGAGGCGAGCGTTTCGAGGGCCCAGCGGATGTCGGCCACCGTCTCCGCGACGTCGCCGGCCACCAGCAGCCAGTCGTCCTCGGTCTCGGGGCGCATCCCCTCGACGAGGGCGCGGTTCTCGGCGTATCCGATGTGCAGGTCGCTGATGGCCAGCAGCCGGCCCGGACGGTCAGCCGTCGTCACCCTCGCCCCCTCCGTGGACCGGAGACGCCCCTCGGCGTGCCCGGATGGGACCACAAGAACACATGCCGCCTCCACGGTACAAGAGCGGCTTTAGCCGCCTCGCCGACGATATGGCCACGGCCGGTTTTCTGGGTGCGGGTCCATCGTGGCTGCTCGCGCCTTTCCCCGCGCCCCTTGCGGGGCGCCCAGCCCGAGGAGAGCTATGACAGGCGCATCCGGCTCCGAGCGTCTGGTGGAGAGCGGGCCCGCCACGCTGGTCGAGCTGCATCGTGAGGGGCGGCTCGTTCGTGAGTATCCCGGTGTTCGGCAGTTGCTCGCCGGGGCCTCGGACGCCGAACTCGCCCGGGCCGGGCAGCTGTTGGCGCGGCTCGATCCGGGCGAGGTGGCGGCGGAGCACCCGGCCGTGCCGGTCGTGACCGTAGCCGTCACCGGGCACGGCACGCTGGCACCGCTGTTGCCGCCCCTGACCGTCGAACTGGCCCGCCACGGGCTGCTGTTGCGGCCGCGTCTCGGGGACTTCGACGCGTACGTCTTCGACCTGGCCGACCCGTGCGGCGAGCTGTACCGGGCCGATCTGGCCCTCTGTGTACTCGATCCGATGGTGGTCTTCGACGAGGTTCCCGTGCCCTGGGGGCCCGAGGACGTGGAGCGGGTCGCGCGGGAGCGGATCGGGACGCTGGCGGGGCTGGTCGCGCGGTTCGTGGAGTCCGCGCGCGGGACGCTCGTCCTCAACACCCTGCCGTTGCCGAGGCGGTTCGCCGCGCAGCTCGTCGATCACCGGTCGCGGGCGCGGCTCGGGGTGGTGTGGCGGGAGGCCAACGCGCGGCTGCTGCGGCTGGCCGAGGAGCACGATCGGGTCGTCGTCCTCGACCTGGACCCGCCGGCCGGCGAGGGCGTGCCCGTCGTGGAGCCGCGGCTGAGCCAGTACACCAGGACGCACCTCTCCCCCGCCCTGCTCGCCGCGTACGCCCGTGAGATCGGGCATCTGGCCCGGCACCGGGCCGGACAGGGCAAGAAGGCCCTCGTCCTGGATCTGGACGGGACGCTGTGGGGCGGGATCCTCGGCGAGGACGGCCCGGACGGCATCGAGATCGGCGCCGACGGCACGCACCGCGGCGGGGCCCACCACGCGTTCCAGCGGGTCGTCGGACAACTCGCCTCGCAGGGCGTGCTGCTGGCCGCCGTCAGCAAGAACGACCCCGAACCGGTCGGAGAGGTGCTGCGCGGGCATCCCGGCATGTTCCTGCGCGAGGACGACTTCGTCCGGGTCGTCGCCAACTGGCGGCCCAAGCACGACAACCTCACCGAGCTCGCCGAGGCCCTCAACCTGGGCGTGGACAGCTTCGTGTTCGTGGACGACAGCCCCTACGAGTGCGGGCTCGTCCGCCACGAGCTGCCCGGTGTCGCCGTCGTACCCGTGAGCGGCGAACCTGCCCTGCACATCGAGGCGTTGCTGCGCGACGGCTGGTTCGACGCCCCGGAGCTGACCCGCGAGGACGTCACACGGGTCGCCCAGTACCGCGACGAGCTGGTCCGCAAGGACTTCCTCGACAGCTTCGACTCCCTTGAGGAGTACCTGCGGCAGCTGCGGGTCGAGGTCCAGCTCGTCGAGGCCGGACCCGCCGAGGTGGCCCGGCTCTCCCAACTGGCCCTGCGCACCAACCAGTTCAACCAGACGACCCTACGGCTCGGGCCCGCCGAGGTGCGCGCCCTCCTCGACGATCCGGCGGCGCGCGTCCTCGCCGTCCGCGCCGCCGACCGCTTCGGGGACAACGGCGTCGTCGGCGCGGTGTTCACGCACCGGCGCGGCGACACCGTCCACATCGACAACTTCCTGCTCAGCTGCCGGGTGTTCTCCCGAGGCATCGAGCAGACCGCGCTCTGCGCCGTGCTGCGACACGCCCGCGCACACGGCGCCCGTGCGGTGCGCGCGAACCACCGGGCCACACCGAAGAACACCAAGGTCAAGGACTTCTACCCGAGGAACGGCTTCGCCCCCGTCACCGATGACGGCACGACCGTGACGTACGAGCACGGCCTCGAGGTCCTGCCCGTGCCGCCCGCGCATGTCCACTTCACCGAGATCCCGGGAGACGACGGCTCGTGAACTCCATCGACGACTTCCTCATCCTCCTCCGGGACGACCTGGGCCTGCCGGTGACCGGCGCGGACGTCGGCGCGGGGCTCGACCGGGTGCCCGGCTGGGACTCGGTGCACCTGCTCTCGCTCCTCGCGCTCCTGGAGCGTACGACCGGCCGTGCGCTCCCCCTCGTGGAGGCCCTGGAGGCCGGCAGCCTGGAGGAGATCTACGCGCTGGCGGTGGCCTCGTGAGGATCTCAGCGGTGGCCCGCGAGCGCCGCCACACCCTGGCCTTCCTCGACGGCATCCGGGGCTTCGCGCCGGTGTTCCTCGGTACGTCGGTCGACATGGGCAACGTACGGGAGCACCGCGCCGGGCAGGCGTCGGGGCGCCGGATCTCCACGGTCACGTACGTGCTCCAGGTGGCCGCGCGGGTGCTGGCCGCGCACCCCGAGGCGAACGCCGCGCTACGGGGCCGATCCAGGGTCGCGCGCTACGACGGCGTGCACGGCAAGTTCACGCTCGACCGCACACTGGTCGGCCGCCGGGTGGTGCTGTCCGCCGTGCTGCCGGACCTGGAACGGGCCGCTCTCGACGAGATCCAGGAGCGCGTCGACCACTTCCGCGAGGGCGACCCCGCGACGATGCCGGAGTTCGCCGGCGTCCGCGCGCTCCAGCGGCTGCCCGGGCCGCTGCGCACCCTCGCCTACCGTGCCGCGACCCGTCCCCTGCGCAGGCGGGCCTCGACGACGGGCACGTTCGCGGTGAGCTCGCTCGGCCACCGTCCCGTGGAGGCGTTCCACTCCGTCGGCGGGACCACGATCACGCTCGGGCTCGGCGCGACCGCCGACCGCCCGGCGGTCCGTGACGGGAGGGTCGTCGTCGCTCCGGTGCTGCCGCTGAGCCTGACCTTCGACCACCGTGTGATCGACGGGGCCGAGGCGGCGGACGTGCTCGCGGAGATCAAGGAGGGCCTGGAGTCCTTCAAGGGGAGCGGGGTCCAGGGGGCCTGACGTGCCTCAGGAGCACCGGCGGGCCCGTCCGGGGATTCTGTAACACGCACGTAGCAGCGAGCACGCTGCGCAGGCCCTATGATCGGCCCTACACAACCGCCACGGACTCCCGTTTTCGAACGGCGGTTTTGTGTACCCATTTACTCCTTGGCCGGGCGCGGCCTGCTTCGCCGTGCCCGTGAACCCTGAAAGGCGGCCTGCATGGTCTCTCGCGTACGCGTCTGGCTCAACCGCACGTACGCGGAGAACGTGTTCTTCATGGATCAGCTACGGCGAAATCCGTGCGGCAGGGCCGTCGAGATCCACGCGACCCACGGCGACGCCGACTCCCCCATCCTCGCCGCCGCCGACGCGGCCGCGCTGGAGCCGGAGGGGCTGTCCCCGGCGGCGTACGTCGAGTACGCGCTCGACCAGTGCGCCCGGCACTCCATCGACGTGTTCGTGCCTGTCCTGCACCAGGCGACCCTCGTCGAGCACCGCGAGGAGTTCGCCGCGGTCGGTACGGCGCTGCTGGCGCCGCCCGCGGAGGCCGTGCACACCTTCCAGGACAAGGTGATCGCGTACGAGGCGGTCGAGAAGCTCGGCATTCCGGCACCGCCGTGGTGGCGGGTGCGGACCGCGGACGAGCTGATCGTGGCGGTCGACGCGCTGGAGGCCGACGGCCACAAGGCGTGCTTCAAGCCGGCCTCCGGGGCGGGCGGCGTCGGTTTCCGCATCATCACGCGGACCCCCTTCTCCCTGATGCACCTCAACGGCTTCCCCAGCCCGTACGTGCCGCTGGACATGGTCGTCGAGGCGCTGAGGCAGGCCGACGAGCCCGTGGACTGGCTGGTCATGCCGCGTCTGGAGCAGCCGGAGGTGTCCGTGGACTGCCTGACCGGTCCGGACGGGCGGGTACGGATGGCAGTGGGCCGGACCAAGAACGGCCGGCGGCGCGGCTTCACGCTCGACCCTCAGTGGATCGAGCCGTCCCGGCTGCTCGCGGAGTCGTTCGGGCTGCACTATCTGACGAACATTCAGTTCCGGATGCTCGGTGACGAGCCGGTCCTCATGGATGTGAACACGCGCCCGGCGGGCGGTCTGCACCAGCTCTCGCAGTGCGGCATCAACGCCCCTTGGGCGGCAGTGCGGTTGGCGCTCGGCGAGGAGCCAGGCGACGTGGTCCCGCCGTTCCTCGGGCAGGACTACACGGTCGTCGCGGGACCGCGTGCGGTACGGCCCGTGTCGCTGCCGCAGCAGCGCGCGGAGTTGGACGTCGCCGCGTCGGCGCCCGAGTCCGTCGTGAGCACCCAGACAACGCAGACCGCACAGGTGGCTCCGGCGCCCCAGTCAGCTCAGACGACCCAGGCCGCCCAGACTTCAGACAGTCCCCTGACCGTCTGACTGGCCCATACCAACTCGGTGGACGTGCCAACTCCCGTACCGTTCCTGAACACTGAGCGTTAGTGAGTCCTGTTGCCAGGACTGCTGCTCGGTGGCGCTGCCCCGAACGGTGTTGGGCAGGCTGGTCCCCCGCTTTCGCTCCACCACCGGTGACACGCATCTGGTGCGTGGTCCGGGTAGGTGGGGGCGGGTTTCCTCACGCAGCCGGATCTCCGGTCGGGCCTGGACGGTCCGATGCCCGCGACGATCACTCCGGTCGTCGTGGGGCGGTGCCGTCCGTCGTCTGATCGGGTGTCCGAGGGCGCGTCGCCCGATCGCGATGCTCGCCGCATCGTGTCGGGAAATCTTGCGAGTTGGTGTGGTCAGCGGTCGCTGCCAGTGCCGGGCACCCCACTTGCTGGTGTAGGCGGGGTCGACCGCGACGATGGTGATGTCCTGTTCCGCAGCCATCGACACCAGCCGGGCCTTGAGTTTCGCGGTGGGGAAGCGAGAGAGCCGGCGGCGGAAGCGTTTGTTGCGGCCGTACTTCTCCCGGCTTGTACCGTCGGTGAAGTCAAGGTCCTCGATGGCGATCGCGGCAGCGCCGCAGTCTCGGGTGTGGTGCAGCAGCCGACTCAGCGCGTGACGCAACTGCGCGTCCCGGTGCTCCGTGCTACCGGTCAGGTCGTAGAAGAAGCGCTGCGGCTCGCCAACCGGGTTGCCGTGCACGTCCAGTTGCCAGGCCGCCAGGTGGTCGTCGTTCATGTCCACCCCCACCACCCCGTGAGCCAGGGCCGCTTCGAGCGGCAGGGTGGGGGTGACGGCGCGCTGCCAGGAAGCCGTCACATACCAGCGGCTGCGGGCCGTGTCGTGGTTGATGCGGTAGGCCACCGCGCGGTTCGCGGTGATCCGGTCGCGCCACTCCTGGCCGCGATGCTGGAATCGTACGGTCACGTCCAGGACGTACCGGCCGTGCGGGGCGTTGGCCAGGTGGACAAGCGCGGCCGGGAGCTTGATCGAGACCTGTCCGGTATCGGTGACGCGGATGGTTTCGTTGCCGAACCGTTTGCCGGACTCCCCGTCGGCCGCCAGAAACATCCGCTCCGTCCGCCAGCATTCCCGCCACGCCTGCTCACTCAGCCCCGCTGCCCCCAGGTTGTGGCGGGTGCGGGCGAGGTGTTTGCCGCCGCGCACCACCCGCACCCGGCCCGCCGTCCAGGCTGCCTCCACCACCGCCAGCCGGTCCTTCAAGGTCTGCAGACGGCGCGCCTTGGCATGCCACTCACCCCGCGAGGCATAGCCGCGCACCAGCCCTGCCCGTTTGTCGGCCTTGGCGCCCAGCGGTCGGGCCAGCCGCGCCTCGACCGACGCGATCTGCCCCCGCAGCCAGCTCATCTGCGTCACCTGTCCGCGCCGGGCCAGCGCCCACTGATCGTGGGTGGCCTTGGTGATACTGCCCGCCCAACGCGCCGACGACCTCCCCGTCAGCCCTCGCTTGCGCACCGCCCAAGAAGCCGCATTGTGCTCCAGACCCTGCTGAGAGCGCTCCGCGAGATCACCGGCCGCCAGCGAGCCGAGAAAGTCACCGACCTCCGCCAGCACCCCCGCATCCGACTCGCTCACCCGCAGCCGGACCCGGACAGCCACTCCGGCCGGACCGGGCACCACGAACGGCGCCGCCAACTCCCGCAGCTTGCCCACCCGTTCACCCCCACCAGCCGAAGATCCCGTCACGGCACTCAACGAGCACCACCCGCAAAGGTCACCCATTCGACCCAAGAACTCCCGTTCCCCAGTCACAGCAGGCTTCACCGGCTGACGGCCGCGCATGGGGCCCGAGAAGTCCCCCCCAGGGCCCCAGGGCACCTCTCAAGGGGGTGCCCGGTCAGTCGACCGGGTACCCCCACTCCTTTGCCAACTCGGCCAGGCGCGGCGGCAGTTGGGCCGTCGGGTCGGCCGGGCGGGCCTGCTGGATGCGGCCCGACCTGATCGTGGGGCTCCAGTCGCCGAGCTGCGGGCGGAAGTCGCCGTGGTCCTTCTCGCCGTAGTCGAGCATCGCGCTCTCCCAGGGGACACCGAGGTACTCGCACAGCCCGCGGGTGGTCCGCTCCGGGTGGGCGGTGAGGTCCTCGTACGTCATCACATGGGCGTCGAGGGTGCGGCGGGCCTCGTCCAGTTTCTCGCTGTAGTCGAGGACCTCGGCGCGGATCTGTTCGTGGTCCGGGTCGGTGCGGCGGTCGGTGAGCGAGGCGACGACCGCACCCGGGTGGCGGAGCAGCACGATGTAGCGGGCTTTGGGCCAACATCGGTGCAGGCGCGGCCACATGAGGGTGTTCGGCGGGGTCTTGTCGACGATGATCTGCTTGCCACTGCGGGCGAGTTCCAGGTGCAGCACCCGGTCCCAGAGCACATGCTCCAGCTCGTCCTTGTCGAGTTCGAGCGCCTTCATGGCGTCGGCGGTGAAGTCGCGCGACAGGTTGATGTGCAGGGTGCGCAGATGCATCTCGTGCGGGGCGCGGATCCTGCTGTGGCTGTTCAGCAGGACCCTCAGCAGGGTCGAGCCCGAGCGCACGGAGGAGAGGACGAAGACCGGCGAGTCCACCAGCCGCGGGGCGCGCGGAGCGGTGTACGAGTCCCCGTCGGTCCTGGGCGTGGGCATGGCGTCGAGGTTCCGGCGCGGCGGGCTCACCGCCTGGGCCATCAGCCTTCCCCTGCGCCTCAGCCCCTTGCCGATCGCGGACATTCGCGGGTCTCGCACGGTGACACCTTTCTCTCGCACTGCCCCACATCAGAGGGGCGACGGGCGAACTCCAGGTGTCGTGCAGGGAACAGGCACTGGTCACGGCGGGCGATGGACCCGCCGTGACCAGGCGTCTTACCGCTTCCTTAATTCTTCATGGGAAGCGTGGTCACTTGTTCTCCACGGCCAGTCGCAGCGTCTGGATCTCGAAGGGCCGCAGTGTGACGGACACACTGTCGCCGTCCGTGTCCGCGCTGGTCAGCGGGCGTTCCAGGAGATCGGTGAGCTGGGCGCCGGCGAGCGGGAAGCTCGTGCGCAGGGTGCCCTGCGCCCGGCCGCCGAGGGACTCGTAGACGCGTACGACGACATCGCCCGAGGCGTCGTCGGCGAGCTTGACCGACTCGATGGTCACGCCCCCGCCGTCCACGGACACGACCGGTTCGGGGGTGCCCGCCGAGTCCGCCACCCGCAGGGGGAGGTTGAGCGAGTAGCCCTCGGCGACGGCGTCCTCGATGGTCGCGCCCGGCAGCAGCGCGTAGGTGAAGCGGTGCTTGCCCTGGTCGGCCTCCGGGTCCGGGATGCGCGGGGCGCGGACCAGGCTGAGGTGGACCGTGGTGGTCGTGCCGCCGTCCTCGCGGACCGTGCGGGTGACGTCGTGGCCGTAGGTGGAGTCGTTGATGACCGCGACGCCGTAGCCCGGTTCGCCGATGTGGACCCAGCGGTGGCCGGAGACCTCGAAGCGGGCCGACTCCCAGCTGGTGTTGGTGTGCGTGGGCCGCTGGATGTGGCCGAACGCGATCTCGGCGGACGAGTGCGCCGCCCGGACGTCCACCGGGAAGCCCGCCTTGAGGAACTTCTCGGCCTCGTGCCAGTCGATGTCCGTCTCGAAGTCGATACGGGGGCTGCCCGCACGGAGGCTGATCGTCTGGGTGATGCGCGAGCCCTTGCCGAAGGAGCGCTCCACGCGGATCGCGCCCAGCAGCGGGTCCTCCTCGACCACGGTCAGCGACTCCGCGTCCAGCAGGTCCGTGTAGCGGTTCTTGTAGTGCTTGTCGACGTCCCACGCGTCCCAGTAGTTCGGGAGGTCCGTGTGCAGCCGGAGCAGGTTGCCCGTGTCGGCGAGGACCTCTCGGCCGCCGGCGCGCAGATCGCGTACGGAGGCCAGGGTGCCGTCCTCGGCGACCTCGACGCGGACCAGTCCGTTGTCGAGGACGCGGCCGGCGACTGTCACCGGCTCGGGTGCGTCGCCGGTGCCGAGGGGTGCGCTGCCGTTCGCGGGGACGACGGTGTGGGCGAGGGTGCCGTCGGCGGTCCGTACGACCTCCCGGCGCTCGACCGGGCTGGTGTTGAAGACGCGGGTGCCGCCCGTGCCGAGTGCGGTGACCGCCTCGGCGGTCAGCTCCTCGACCTCGACCGCGACGCGCGCGTACTCGGCCTCCGCCTCGCGGTGCACCCAGGCGATGGAGGACCCGGGCAGGATGTCGTGGAACTGGTGGAGCAGGACCGTCTTCCAGAGCCGGTCGAGCTTCTCGTGCGGGTAGGCGTAGCCGGGAGCGTGCAGCGCGGCCGTCGTGGCCCACAGCTCGGCCTCGCGGAGCTTGTGTTCGCTCCTGCGGTTGCCCTGCTTGGTGCGGGCCTGCGAGGTGTAGGTGGCGCGGTGCAGTTCCAGGTAGAGCTCGCCGACCCAGACCGGGGCGTCCGGGTACTCCTCGCGGGCCTTGGCGAAGAAGTCGTCCGGGTGCTCGACGACGACCTTCGGCGAACCCTCCAGGTCCGCCAGCCGGCGCGCCCGTTCCATGATCTCGCGGGTGGGGCCGCCGCCGCCGTCGCCCCAGCCGAAGGGGGCCAGCGAGCGGGTGGCGGCGCCCTTCTCCTGGTAGTTGCGGGTGGCGCGGGCCATCTCCTCGCCGCTGAAGCGCGCGTTGTAGGTGTCGACGGGCGGGAAGTGCGTGAAGATCCGCGTGCCGTCGATGCCCTCCCACCAGAAGGTGTGGTGCGGGAACTTGTTGGTCTGGTTCCAGGAGATCTTCTGGGTGAGGAACCACTCGTTGCCCGCCAGCTTGGCGAGCTGCGGGTAGGCCGCGGTGTAGCCGAAGGAGTCGGGCAGCCACACGCCCTTGGTCTCGACGCCGAAGTGCTCGATGAAGAACCGCTTGCCGTGGATGAGCTGGCGGGCGACGGCCTCGCCGCCGGGCAGGTTGCCGTCGGCCTCGACCCACATGCCGCCGACCGGCGCCCACTGGCCCTTCTTGACGGACTCCTGGATGCGGGCCCAGACCTTCGGGTAGTTGTCGCGCACCCACTCGTACTGCTGGGCCTGCGAGCAGGCGAAGATGAAGTCGTCGTACTCGTCGGCGAGCGAGGTGACGTTCGAGAAGGTGCGGGACGTCTTGCGCTTGGTCTCGCGGATCGGCCAGAGCCAGGCGGAGTCGATGTGCGCGTGGCCGACGCCGGAGACGATGTGGGCGCTGGCGTTGGCGGGCTTGGACAGCGCGGGCTTGAGCGCGGCCCGTACGTCCGCCGCCGTGCCGGAGACGTCGTCGAGGTCCAGCAGGTCCAGGGCCCGGTCCAGGGTGTGCATGATCTCGTGCCGGCGCGGGTCGTGCTCGCCCAGTTCCAGCATCAGTTCACGCAGCACCTGGACGTCGAGGTCGAGGTGCCAGACCTCCTCGTCGAGGACCGCGATGTCGGCGCGCTGGAAGGTGTAGATCGGCTTGTCGCCCGCGGTGAGCTTGTCGCCCATGGGCGTGATCTTGGAGAAGTTGTCGGCGAGGATGTCCGGGTTGGAGGCCGCCTCGACCAGGTAGTCGATCCGCTCGCCGCCGACGGCGGGGTTGGCGATCGCCACGTACTGGTTGAGCGGGTTGACCGCCTTCAGCGGGGTGCCGTCCGTGAGGTGGACGAGCGCCTCGGCCTGGTTGCCCGGCCAGTCGCCGATGAAGCCGAGGTCGATGACGGCCTCGACGCGCTTGCCGGCCCACTCGGCGGGCACCTGCCCGCGCATCCGGAACCAGGTGGTGCCCCAGGGCGGTCCCCAGGGGGTGTCCATCGCGAAGGGCTCGTACGAGGAGGCCGCGGCCTCCTCGAAGGGGACGGGCTCGCCCGGAGCCTGCCAGGCCTCGACCTCGAAGGGTACGGAGGCGGCGTAGATCGCGGTCTTGATGCGCTGGTCGTGGACGCGCTGGACGCGCTCTTCGATCCGGCGGCGTTCGTCGTGCATCTCAAGTCTCCAGGTAGCGGGGAAAGCGCTTACTCAAGGTACGCCAACCCAGGATGGGCTCCGGTGTATCCGTCGACCAGCCTGCGGGCGACATTCACGGAGTCGACGAGCGGGTGCAGGGCGAAGGCCTTCACGGCCGTCGTGCGGGAGCGCGACTCGGCGGCGGCGAGCACCTCTCGCTCCACCGCCTTCACCGCGCAGACCAGGCCTGTCGCGTGGTCCGGGAGCGGGGCGACGGCGACGGGGTGGGCGCCGTTGGCGTCGACGAGGCAGGGCACCTCGATGACGGCGTCCGTGTCGAGCACCGAGAGGGTGCCTTGGTTCCGGACGTTGAGGATCAGCGTGGTGCGCTCGTCGCGGGCGATGGCCCGCATCAGGGCGAGCGCCACCTTCTCGTAGCCGCCGGAGAGGTCGTCGGCGTCACGCTCGCCGGCGCCGGCCGTCTCCCGGTTCTCCGACATGTACGTGGCCTCGCGCTCGGCGCGCGTACGGTCCCAGGCGGTGAGCGCGGCGGCGTCCGGGCGCTTCATCTCCTCGTAGAAGTGCTCCTGCTGGTCGCGGAGGAACGCGCCGCGGGTCTTCTCGGCCTCGCTGTAGGCGCGGACCGCTTCCCGGTTGAAGTAGTAGTAGTGCAGGTACTCGTTCGGGATCGCGCCGAGCGACTGGAGCCACTCGGTGCCGAAGAGCTTGCCCTCCTCGAAGGAGCCGAGGAGGTCCGGGTCGGCGAGCAGCCGCGGGAGTTCGTCGCGTCCGGCGACGTGCAGGCCGCGGACCCAGCCGAGGTGGTTGAGGCCGACGTAGTCGATCCAGGCCTCGCGCGGGTTGGCGCCGAGCACCCGGGCGATACGGCGGCCGAGGCCGACCGGTGAGTCGCAGATGCCGATCACGCGGTCGCCGAGGTGCCGGGACATGGCCTCGGTGACCAGGCCCGCCGGGTTGGTGAAGTTGATGAGCCAGGCGTCGGGCGCGAGCCGGGCCACACGCTGTGCGATGTCCACGGCGACGGGCACCGTGCGCAGTCCGTACGCGATGCCGCCGGCGCCGACCGTCTCCTGGCCGAGGACGCCCTGGTCGAGGGCGACCCGCTCGTCCGCGGCACGACCTTCGAGGCCACCGACGCGGATCGCGGAGAAGATGAAGTCGGCGCCGCGCAGCGCTTCGTCGAGGTCGGTGGTGGCGGTCACGGCGGGTGCGTCGGGGACGCCCGCCGCCTGCTCGGCGAGGACGCGGGCGACGGCGGAGAGCCGTCCCGCGTCCAGGTCGTGCAGCACGACGTCGGTGACGCGGCCCTCGCCGCGGTCCCCGAGGAGCGCCCCGTACACGAGCGGCACCCGGAACCCGCCGCCGCCCAGAATCGTCAGCTTCACGCAACTGCCCTTTCGATGTTCGTCGAGGTCCATGAGTTCCTCGATGTCCGCGAACCGGCGCGCACGCCGCTCACGTCAGCACCACGCGCACGCCCGCCTCCTCCAGGGCCGACCGCGTCCCGGCGTCCGCCGGTCCGTTGGTCACCACCACGTCCAGTTCCTCGGGCCCGCAGACCTTGGCCATGCCCGTGCCCGGGAACTTGGCGCGGTCGGCGAGCAGGACGACCCGGTCGGCCGCCTTGATCATGGCCCGCTTGACCGGCACCTCGACGACCGTCGTGTCCATCACCTGCCCGCCGGGCCGCACTCCACTGGTGCCGAGGAAGAGCCAGTCCGCGTGCAGCTGACGCAGGTTGTCCTCGGTGAGGAAGCCGACCAGTGAGCGGTACTCGCGGCGGACCATGCCGCCGAGCAGCACCAGTTCGATGCCCTCGTCGTCCACCAGCTCCTCGTAGACCACGAGGTTGCTGGTGATCACGGTGATCCGGCGGCCGTGCAGCTGCCGGGCCAGCCGGTAGGCGGTGGTGCCGATGTCGAGCAGGACCGACTGGCCGTCCTCGACCATCGCGGCGGCGCGTTCGGCTATGGCGTCCTTCTCGGCCACGCGCACCTCGGCGACCTCGGCGAAGGGCTGGTCGCCCTCCTCGGCGACCGCCCCGCCGTGCACGCGGGTGAGCAGCCCCTCCTCCTCCAGTTTGAGCAGGTCACGCCGGACTGTGGCGGGGCTCACACCCAGCTGCTCCGAGAGGTCGGTGACGGCTGCGGGGCCCCCGTTGCGCAGGGCCCGCAGGATGAGTTGATGTCGTCGCTCTGCCAGCACGCGCTGAACAGTACTCGTCATTCGCAATCATTTCTATGCTCAGTTCTGCTCGACTCTTGCCAAATCAGCCGGAGGCGCGCACGATCCTGTCCACCGAAACACGATCCCGTGCATCGAAAGTGAAGAGTTTTGACGAGAGGATGCGCTCGTGGGTGACGAACGGCCCGACGCGCGGCCCGATGTGCTGCTGACCGGGCTGCTCTTCTACGACCTCGTCCTGACCGGTCTGGGCAAGCCGCCGACCCCCGGCGAGGAGATCTGGACCGACGGGATGGGCACGAGCCCCGGCGGGATCGCGAACCTGGCCGTGGCCGCGGCCCGCTACGGCCTGAGGACGTCTCTGGCCACGGTGTTCGGCGACGACTACTACGGCGCCCACTGCCGTGAGGTCCTCGCGGAGCAGGAGCACATCGACCTCTCGCTCTCCCGTACCGCGGACGGCTGGCACACCCCGGTCACCGTCTCGATCGCGTACGGACACGACCGCGCCCTGGTCACCCACGGCCAGGAACCCCCGTACTCGCAGGACGCGTTGATGGGTGACCCGCCCGCCGCGCGCACGGCCCTCGTGCACATCGAGGCCGAACCCCGCGAGTGGCTCGCCAAGGCGGCGGCGAACGGTACGAAGATCTACGCGGACGTCGGCTGGGATCCCACCCAGCAGTGGTCCTCGGCCCTCCTCGACCAGCTCGCCCTGTGCCACGCCTTCGTCCCGAACGACACCGAGGCGATGGCGTACACCC is drawn from Streptomyces liliifuscus and contains these coding sequences:
- a CDS encoding carbohydrate kinase family protein; protein product: MGDERPDARPDVLLTGLLFYDLVLTGLGKPPTPGEEIWTDGMGTSPGGIANLAVAAARYGLRTSLATVFGDDYYGAHCREVLAEQEHIDLSLSRTADGWHTPVTVSIAYGHDRALVTHGQEPPYSQDALMGDPPAARTALVHIEAEPREWLAKAAANGTKIYADVGWDPTQQWSSALLDQLALCHAFVPNDTEAMAYTRTDTAADALSKLSELVPVAVVTRGGDGAIAVDQMTGEYADVPALATEVLDATGAGDVFGASFVAASLGGWPLEERLRFAVLAAGLSVQRHGGALAAPGWYGVHEWWRSVQNTGSSKNTELRRAYGFLADRMPADPGPPVPHAPVTPPAPHGIPDLP